The Papaver somniferum cultivar HN1 unplaced genomic scaffold, ASM357369v1 unplaced-scaffold_18, whole genome shotgun sequence genome includes a window with the following:
- the LOC113337785 gene encoding uncharacterized protein LOC113337785 translates to MHFDASTSFIPSNWKPPENDVLKFNVDASFDAISNTLGTGVVLRSHTGDCEGVKGFYSNGVLSPEAGECTAILEALQWAKEKKLTRIQIEADAKLVVQSITDNVLLIQLENRNILKQIKNLSSSFIHCSFSFVSRNDNRVADLVAKTVRESATSLFLLSNFSGEICNLLARDINNISST, encoded by the coding sequence ATGCATTTTGATGCTTCTACTTCATTCATTCCCTCTAACTGGAAGCCACCTGAGAATGATGTGTTAAAATTTAATGTTGATGCTTCATTTGATGCAATATCTAATACTCTTGGTACTGGTGTTGTTTTACGCTCTCATACAGGTGACTGCGAAGGGGTCAAAGGATTCTACTCAAATGGAGTTTTAAGTCCCGAGGCTGGAGAATGCACTGCCATACTTGAAGCTCTACAGTGGGCCAAAGAAAAGAAACTCACAAGGATTCAGATTGAAGCAGATGCAAAGCTAGTAGTACAATCGATAACTGATAATGTTCTTCTCATACAATTGGAGAACAGGAATATCTTAAAACAGATCAAGAATCTTAGTTCAAGTTTTATTCATTGCAGTTTTTCTTTTGTCAGTAGGAATGATAATAGAGTAGCTGATCTAGTTGCAAAAACTGTCAGAGAATCAGCTACTAGCTTATTTCTTCTTAGTAACTTTTCTGGGGAAATTTGTAATCTCTTGGCAAGAGATATTAACAATATTTCATCAACTTAA